The genomic region GACGAGAACGGCGGCTACCCGCACCCCGACCACATCCAGGCGCACGTGATCGCGATGGAGGCCTGGCGCGAGTCCGGCGTCGCCGGCTCCTACCCCGACGCCGGCGAGCCGTGGGAGATCTCCAAGCTCTACTTCGACCGGATCTTCAACGGCGCCAAGCTCCGCGCCGTGCGCGAGCACCTGGTCGCCACCGACGCGGCCCCCGAGATGCTCGAGGCCGTGGACGAGATGCTCGGCTGGATGGGCGACCGGCCCGACCTCGCCACCACGCACGTCCACGTCGCCGACCACTTCGAGGCCCGCGACCGCGCGCTCCTCTCCCACGCGAGCCAGGTCGCGCCCGACAGCACGTTCTTCCGCTGGCCGCGAGACCTGCAGCAGCGGGCGTGGCCGTTCGAGGACTTCCAGCTCGTGGAGTCGCGCGTCGACGCGCCGGACGAGGAGCACGACCTCTTCGCCGGCATCGTCGACGAGGACGAGGCGGCCCGCGCGTGAGGGGCGCCGACCTCGCCCTCCGTCTCGCGACCGCCGTCACCACGACGCCGAGCCCCACGCCGACCGCGGAGTTCGACCCCGACACCGTCTCGCCCGGCCCCATCGGCTTCATCGCGATCTTCTTCGTCGCCGTGGTGGTGCTGCTGCTCATGGTCGACATGACCCGCCGGATCCGCCGCACGCGCTACCGCGAGGAGATCCGCGGCCGGCTCGAGGCGGAGAAGCTCGAGGCCGACCTCGCGCGCGACGCGGCGCCGGAGCGCGACATCCGCATGCCGGGCCCGACGGCCGCGGACGACGACGGCACCGCGGATCCGGACGATCCCGCAGGTCCGCCGCGCGGCTGAGCGACGCCCCTCCCGCCGACGGCCGGCGTCCCCCATAGGGGGGACGCCGGCCGTCGCGCGTCCGCCCGCCCGCCACCCCTTCGTCGTCCGTCGTTAACCCACCCTCCTTAGCTTTGCCAGGCACGAAGGGAACGTTCCCTCCTCGTGTCGCCAGAGGAGGTCGGACATGACGCACGCCCCCGCGCCCGCCCGGATCGCACCACCGCCCGGAGCGGTGTCCTCGACGGTCCCCGAGGCCGCCACGCGCCCCGCCGCCGACCCGCGGTCGCGCCGTCGCCGCCCAGGGCGACTCCGCGACGGGCTCCTCTTCCTCGCCTTCGTCGGCCCGAACGTGCTGCTGCTCGCGGTCTTCACGTACAAGCCACTGCTCGAGTCCTTCTACTACTCGACGCTCCAGTGGAACATCGGCTCCTCCGTGGCCCGCGAGGTCGGCCTGACCAACTACGTCGCGTGGTTCCAGGATCCGCAGACCCCCACGGTCGTCTCCGTGACAGTGATCTTCACGGGCGTCACGGTCGTCGGCTCGATGGTGCTGGGGCTTGGCGTGGCCGTGCTGCTCAACCGCAGGATCCGGCTGCGCGGCCCCGTGCGCACCATCATCGTCGCGCCGTACGTGCTCTCCGGCGTCGCCGTCGGGTTCCTCTGGCTCTACGTCTTCGACCCGAACTTCGGCCTGATCTCCGCGGGGCTCCAGCTCGTCGGCCTCCCGTCGCCCGCCTGGTACAGCGACCCGGGCGCCGCCCTCGCGATGGTCACGACCGTGCAGGTGTGGCGCGACCTCGGCTACTGCGCCCTCATCTACCTCGCGGGCCTCCAGGCCGTGCCGAAGGACCTGCTCGACGCCGCGGCCCTCGACGGCGCCGGCCAGATCCGCACCTTCCTCCGCGTGGTGCTGCCGCTGCTCAGCCCGACCACGTTCTTCCTCAGCGTGACCACCCTGCTGAGCTCGCTGCAGACCTTCGACCTCATCAGCGCCATGACCAAGGGCGGGCCGCTGCAGGGGACCACCACGATGATGTACCAGATCTACCACGAGGGCTTCGTGGCCGGACGGGCCGGCTACTCGTCCGCCGTCGCCACGATCCTGTTCCTCGTCCTGCTCGTCGTCACGCTCGTCCAGCTCGTCGTCGTCCAGCGGAAGGTGCACTACTCGTGACCACGACCCTCGCCCGCCCGGAGCCCGCGGCCGTCCCCTCGGGTGCGCGCCGCCCGCGTCGCGGCCCCCGTCTGTCCGCGTCGGGTTCCACCCGCCCGTCCCTCGCCGGCACGTACCTCGCGCTCGCCCTCGCCGTGGTCGTCATGCTCCTGCCGCTCGTGTGGATGGTGCTCACGAGCTTCAAGGACTTCGGCGAGATCTACTCGCTGCCGCTCAAGCTCCTGCCGTCGTCCTTCGCGCCGACGAACTACGCGACCGCGTCCGACACGGTGTCCTTCTCGACGCTCGCGACCAACAGCCTCATCAAGACGATCGCGGGCTCCGGCCTCAAGGTGCTGCTCGGCCTGATGACCGCGTACGCGCTGGTCTTCATCCGCGTGCCGTTCAAGAACGTCTGGTTCGGCGTCGTGATCCTCGCGCTCCTCGTGCCGCAGCAGATCGTGATGATCCCGAACTACCAGGTCATCGCGGGCCTCGGCTGGATCAACACCTACCCG from Clavibacter michiganensis subsp. insidiosus harbors:
- the mca gene encoding mycothiol conjugate amidase Mca; its protein translation is MTLRLMAVHAHPDDESSKGAATYTHYTHQGAEIMVVSCTGGEAGDILNEGLAERAMAERDLPGLRRIEMARAQAVMGVQHRWLGYVDSGMAREDGSLPPAAFASIPVEVSAEPLIRLVRAFRPHVLVAYDENGGYPHPDHIQAHVIAMEAWRESGVAGSYPDAGEPWEISKLYFDRIFNGAKLRAVREHLVATDAAPEMLEAVDEMLGWMGDRPDLATTHVHVADHFEARDRALLSHASQVAPDSTFFRWPRDLQQRAWPFEDFQLVESRVDAPDEEHDLFAGIVDEDEAARA
- a CDS encoding carbohydrate ABC transporter permease, giving the protein MTHAPAPARIAPPPGAVSSTVPEAATRPAADPRSRRRRPGRLRDGLLFLAFVGPNVLLLAVFTYKPLLESFYYSTLQWNIGSSVAREVGLTNYVAWFQDPQTPTVVSVTVIFTGVTVVGSMVLGLGVAVLLNRRIRLRGPVRTIIVAPYVLSGVAVGFLWLYVFDPNFGLISAGLQLVGLPSPAWYSDPGAALAMVTTVQVWRDLGYCALIYLAGLQAVPKDLLDAAALDGAGQIRTFLRVVLPLLSPTTFFLSVTTLLSSLQTFDLISAMTKGGPLQGTTTMMYQIYHEGFVAGRAGYSSAVATILFLVLLVVTLVQLVVVQRKVHYS
- a CDS encoding carbohydrate ABC transporter permease, producing MTTTLARPEPAAVPSGARRPRRGPRLSASGSTRPSLAGTYLALALAVVVMLLPLVWMVLTSFKDFGEIYSLPLKLLPSSFAPTNYATASDTVSFSTLATNSLIKTIAGSGLKVLLGLMTAYALVFIRVPFKNVWFGVVILALLVPQQIVMIPNYQVIAGLGWINTYPGLILPGVASAYGTFLFRQHFLTLPGSVLEAAAIDGAGHLRRLWSFVIPMSGPTIAAVALVSIVGEWNDYLWPLLVTTDPHMMTLPVGLTLLQDTTGITNWGVLMAGTVIVTIPVLAVFLVFQRRIVGGLTAGAVTG